Proteins from a single region of Mytilus trossulus isolate FHL-02 chromosome 2, PNRI_Mtr1.1.1.hap1, whole genome shotgun sequence:
- the LOC134708560 gene encoding uncharacterized protein LOC134708560, which translates to MEYNNNGQHIRDIPVSDKPHSLTLVDTDRVAVTYGIYGYLEIINTKNTSKRKRVNCSNWCYGISYQDQKLYVFVCGQGIVVMDLNGKTLNTIDIDVSGVFNITTTSDRIYYSHQGSNTVHCCSMTGQEIWVFTDQSISELSGLSVDSNQNVFVVGGTSNNLTVIQHDGKYSKILLTDRDGLKSPNAVDYNKQKKIVCLGFKAGSIALYQVS; encoded by the coding sequence ATGGAATACAATAACAATGGTCAACACATACGTGACATTCCTGTCTCTGATAAACCGCATAGTCTTACATTAGTGGATACCGACCGTGTTGCTGTTACATATGGCATATACGGATACCTGGAGATTATAAACACTAAGAATACTAGTAAAAGGAAGAGGGTGAATTGCAGTAATTGGTGCTATGGAATATCTTACCAGGACCAGAAGCtgtatgtttttgtatgtggaCAAGGCATAGTAGTGATGGACTTGAATGGGAAGACATTAAATACAATCGATATCGATGTTTCAGGGGTGTTTAATATAACAACGACCAGCGACAGGATATACTATTCACACCAGGGCAGTAATACAGTACACTGCTGTAGCATGACAGGACAAGAAATATGGGTATTCACGGATCAGTCTATTTCCGAACTGAGTGGGTTATCAGTGGACAGTAATCAGAACGTATTTGTTGTTGGTGGAACCTCAAATAACCTGACAGTAATACAACACGACGGGAAATATAGCAAGATCTTACTTACTGATCGTGATGGACTTAAATCTCCTAATGCAGTAGattacaacaaacaaaagaagATTGTCTGCTTAGGCTTCAAGGCAGGAAGCATTGCTTTGTACCAAGTGTCGTAA